TATACTTATCGGAATTCTTAAGTTAAAACCTAACTAGTAACATAAGTCAGGTTCATAATTAATATTTGTTATTATtttgttgcttttcaaaaaaacAAAACATTCAAAATTAAAGTTAATTTTTAAATCCTTATaattaaagaatatatatatatatatatatatatatatatatatatatatatatatatatatatatatatatatatagtagagagaTCAAATgataacttttttagtgtgagaacacTGAGAATTAAAAAATAcaccaaaatacactgaaattcgagcaaaaaaaagtggcgggcgagcaGAAAACAACGAATTCGAGCAAAAATAGGGAAATTCGAGAAAAAAAAAGTGGGCGAACAAAaaattgatagtcgaacaaaaaaaaggcgGTAGAACAAATatatgttctacatttttgaaattcgaacaaaaaaatgtagaacacatgataGTTGAACAAAAAAAATGGCGGGAGAACAAAAATGTGTTTtatatttttgaaattcgaacaaaaaaatgtagaacacatgctagtcgaacaaaaatgtgttctacatttttaaaattcgaaaaaaaaatattTGCTCGATTATGATTTTTTTGTTCGTCCATGTTTTATATTTTTGCTTGAATTTCTTTTTTTTGCTCGTCCACgcaccttttttgctcgaattttagtgtatttggaGTTCATAGAGTTCTcatactaaaaaagttctcaccggatcctctatatatatatatatatatatatatatatatatatatatatatatatatatatatatataagggcaggattaatgaggaagtaaccaatcgggggaagcggagggaagcaattttttttttcgttttatttggaaaatttttttcggcatcaagatcacacgaaaatatgaacatttagaaaagacacttcgtgatgaatgttattatttaggcgggaaaacgatcgacaaaaataacattcaagataatattattcatgaagaatgtgaacgtttttttttcttcatattttgtgaagtaaaatttagcccgatttagagtttagggtttagggtttggtgttttgggtttattccataaaaaaactcaatctaaatcctaaatctaaaccctaaaccctaaatttctaaaccctaatatctacaccctataaaccctaatatctaaaacctcaacatacgctcgaaaaacacgataattgttatatattactttttcgagcgttttcccgccaaaataaaaacatttatcacaaagtgtctttattaaatgttcatattttcatccaatctataatgttcgtgaacaaagttttttcaaaaaacgaaaaaaaaacgtttttacttccccccacttctccccgattagttacttccctcttgatcctaacaccatctatagtttctattaaaatcctacaatgatgatgtcattattagggtaattcctttgttaagaaaaaattctaaaagaaaaataaaaaaatctaaGCTCTAtaagtgatgtcattaatctaattaattaatgactaattaaattacatctactatttatttattttatgtttttcgagaaaaaaattcactctcattaattattattatattattattcaaattcaaatataagttctctttacgagattaattacgttatatatgtatacgaaatgacacgtctcaataaaaggttctaATGTAGGTTTTTATGGcaaagaaaatagtaattgtgatgaaaaattggaagatgatggtgagagaataaatgtagtttatttattccgactaagttaagtacatcaatgtgtttgtaaaaacaacgagaagtttcttagtcggaatccgttggatcattaaattaaatgactttagcgtttaaatttacttaatacctaaaatatactattaaactgtttcgtttaaacaaactcgtggttccacgggtcatttcactagtatatatatatatatatatatatatatatatatatatatatatatatatatatatatatatataggcatgatcaatggggaagtaaccaatcggggagatgcaaaatttatttttttctttttttgggaaaatttttttcagacatcaagaccacacgaaaatataaacatttaaaaaagacactttgtgatgaatgttattatttaggtgggaaaacgattgacaaaaataacattcaagataatattgatcgtgaaaaatAATTTAGCCCGACTTAGAATTTAGgatttagagtttagtgttttgTAAAGTAAATCTTTCTATACATATTTGGTTATCATTACATCTAAATTTACTACTATCAATATATATTCTACATGAAGCAACTTTTAATTTGTGTGATGAACAATACGTCAAACAGAAAATTCCTTTATTCCTGAACGTATCTAATTAATTTATTTCAAATTACACAACATATGACATTTTAGCCACTCATTCATATGCAGATCTCTTTAGTTAATTAGACAACACTACATACCCATATTTTATATCATATTTTTTTGCCAAAAACtcttaagaaaaagaaaaaatcaGCTTTTAGAAAAAGTGTTGGAGTGAATAATAATATATGAAGAATTAATACCCAAATAATTTGTCAAAttcttttaaaattaataataattaataataataataataataataataataataactaatataataATCATTATTTAATAACGGTACGCTGACAAGTGTACACGTCTTATTTTGTTAAATATTTTTGAATGTCAAGAAATAgtaataactagtgaaatgacccgtgaaatcaccggATTATTTAagcgaaacagtttaataataagttttaggtattaaatgaacgtaaatgctaaagtcattaagTTTAATGACTCGTGGAACCACAGATTCTGACTAAAAAACTTGTcatttttacaaatatattaatatacttaacttggtcaaaataaatgaaatacatttattctcccactattttctttcaattttcatcacatTTATTATTTTTGCTATCATAAAAGCTATATTATAATAGTTTATTGACACATGTAAAACGTAATTAAACTCGTAAAGAGatccatatttgaataataataataataataataataataatataagaataataaagtttgctctaaaattgtgtatttatatttttaataataattattagtaataacaaatgtctctttaattttttttattataaactaaaataaaattattatataaaggttatacaatatgcttcaaagtttgtacatgtgttcatggggtgttttataaaagattgtacaatttgttttaaggtttgtacatatgatcatggatgtgttttatcataaggtcatacataatgtttcaaatattgtacatatggtcatgagggtgtttaccataaggttgtacataatgcttcaaatattgtacaataTGGTCATGTGGGTATTTATCATAAGggtgtacataatgcttcatatattatacaatttacatgttaatttttttattaaaaataatttattATTTTAGTGACATTATCATGAGGGGTTTAGAaatattttttctttatttttgaatttttttttttaaacttagataatttttatttatgacattatcattttaaaaatttgtaaattatttGTATGATTCTATAAGATAGTATTATACGGTCAATAACTAGCACTCTATCTTGGATCCGTAAGACCGTAACTTTATCAAACCAAAATACTTTTTGGTCTTTTGAACTTAGAAATGAAAAACAATTGAAGGGTTAGAATGTAAAGCAGAGTTTTTAAAGTTTAGGTTGGAAAGCTAGAGTGATTATATAGGGAAGGGAAATAAAAAAATTGTACGTGTCCACTCAAGATTAATGTATTCAAGCTTCTTTCCTTCTTACTTTCATATATAACTTTAAAATAAAGAAACATCACATATGTTTTAATAGATGTCCCACTACCTCAATCACTCAAGCTCCTATATAAAGCCCACACTCGACCATTTTATTTGCACCACTCATCAAACCAAGAGCTAAACAGAGAAACAAACTTAGACAAAAACTAAAGACAAAGAGAAATAGAATTTGTATCTATAGTTTTGTCTAAATCTCTTTGTCTGATTTTGAGCGTGTGAAGAAAAAAACAATAGAGAAGATGACTCCAGAGACACTTTCTCATATTGCTCTTGCATTCGGACTTCTTGGTATGCTTTACTCTCTGTATTTTCTTTCTCAttattatatttcatatttaattaatatttatattagaaTTATATGATTTAGAAAAATATCCATGCACGAAAATATAACATTACCATGCATGCTATGTTAAACATACACAAAATTATCATTTGAAGAATTATGTGGACATTTTTACTAACACTTTGGTTCATATATATGTTATAGGCAATGTTGTATCTTTCATGGTGTTTCTTTCCCCATTGTAAGTTCCCTTTCTTCATTACAAAATCTTACTTgctaatatttttatattaataaactaagcttggatatatatttatattgttgttgtataatTTGCAGACCaactttttataaagtttacaaaaaGAAGTCCACAGAAGGGTTTCAATCGGTGCCTTACGTCGTGGGTCTATTTAGCGCCATGCTTTGGATCTATTACGCATTGCTTAAAACCAATGTGATGCTTATCATCACCATTAACACTGTTGGGTGCTTCATTAACACTTTTTACATCATCGTCTACCTAATTTACGCACCAAAAAAGGCTAGGGTGAGTGATATATATaagcaatacaatacaatacaataaaaAATTCTTTATTATTTAAAAGAGTTATAACGAAAATATTTTGTATACAGATCGAATGCTTGAAGTTATTCACGTTGATGATAGTGGTTGGTTTTGGATTAATTGTTGGCCTAACTCAAGTTTTTGCTAAAGGAGCTAATCGTGTTGCGATTGTTGGATGGATTTGCCTTGTGTTCGCTCTTTGTGTTTTTGTTGCACCTTTGGGCGTTGTTGTAAGTAGATATTTTACATAataatcatcattcatcataaaaattataacagtaacaatatttattaattaattggtattatcttgtttttttttttttagaaacaagTAATTAAAACAAAAAGTGTAGAGTACATGCCGATTTTACTATCAATAGCCCTCACTCTCAATGCTGTCACATGGTTTTTTTACGGTCTACTTCGTCAGGATATCAACATTGCGGTATgttctatttttattaaaattgaaaTGTATAGAAAGGTTTAATTAAAATTATTTGTAACGATTTTATGTAGCTAAcgaatttcttctatatatatatatattgcagataCCTAACATACTTGGATTTGGATTTGGTATTGTGCAAATTATCCTTTACTTTGTGTACAAAAACAAGAAGCCAGTTAGCGACGAAAAAATATCATCAGGATTAGAAATAAAAACAATTgaaaccgaagaagaaaaaatcCCGGAAAATAAAGATCAAGAAATTATAGATGTTAAGAAGCTGAGCACTTTAATGTGTTCGATTCCAGTTGTCGCAAAGTTAAACGAGAACAACAATGATGCGGTTGATAATCATTTGGTTGTAGAACCACATGTGCCTAACTACACCATTGAAGTCGCGGCATGAGCTTGATCTATTGAGAATTAAATTTCGTCCGATTTGATGCATGGTTCGATCATACGATCTGATTAGTTGTTGTTTTTCGATCATTTAGATGATGATAAGTATCCAAGTTTAGGTTAATTAGCTAACCCCATGTTCTATTGTTTCTGTATCCAATTGAGTATCAAAATAAATACATGCATTCTATTTTATGTTTAACAATAGTATAATTGAGAAAGAAATAATAGTAATGTTAAGTTAAAACTCCAGTTGGCGCATAAGATTTTTTTTACATTAAATTTTAATAAATTTCtatctatatatattttattatcttACAGCACAGAAAAACAGTATACgtgataatatatttttttttgggtaagcaaggaaaccctcctatgaacgagcacattggctcccccatagaaggtaaaacctcgggtaatcaagccctccgagcgcgagacctggtaccgggtgaattgcgcattatgcgcaccctcttgtcacactccttttttgaacaatttggcatagccaaggattgaacccgggtggtgtgcttcattgggcaactcggtggccactcaggcaagcctgggTGGTTTAGTATACGTGAGAATATTATCAATTCTGTTTGTGATCGTTGTTCTGtatcgttctttttattatttttttaaaataatattaacagGATAAAACTCTTTACCAAAAAAAACATTATCAACTAAAGCTTAGGAGTTCCAAGTATAATTAGAGAAAAATCCGCtattaaaaaatggattattgagTTCGCATGTAATATGTCTAAATTGATTAAAAGGTTGAGTGTATATTTCAAAATAAAACGGGCAATTTCTTAACGTGTGTCTAGACATATCGATAGAGATTGCGATGACCTGCCAAACATTTGTTCATTCAATTTTGTTTTTCTATCAAATTTTGTATACAATCAATGTACTAATTAAATATGATTATGAAATTCTAATCATTAAAACACGtcttatatagatatagatgtatATTCCACCATTTAAACAAGTAAAAACTATTTTCTCCATCCCATTTTACTTTTCACATAATCGTTTTTTTAAAGCAAATAAAAAAATGTTGTATGCTTAATCTAAGATAAATGTTGTATGCAATGACCACTATCAATCATGATGTTTTTTTCTTAATGGACCGACACGTCAATTTTTTCTCCCAATTTCCTTCACATTCTCTCCTCGTCACATTTTCATCACACACTACTATTACCCATCACACACTAATATCAACCATGACATATTTTCTATCCATCACATGATCATATCTtttataatttaatattatgtttttttttgtttttgcgaatatattattaatattattattattatttccgttattattattattatcataaataattaattattatttattatcataagtattattaaaattaacacgttACATTTCATAAATTACAACTCAAACGTTAcaattaataaaaaattaaaactaaaacgtTACATTAATTAATTAAAGACGGCATAATTAAACTAAAACGCAATAAAACATCAAGTAAACAACATAGCAACTTAAGATAGAGCTATTCTTCGTCGAAATCGTCAAACGCATTTTTGTATTTCTTTTCGATCTTTGATCGATCTTTCATCAACACCTCGTATTTTTCGGGGGTCAAATCGGGTGTAACTGGATGGGTGAGAAACGTTAAATTATCCAACATTGTACGCGTCTTGGTTTTCTTGTATATATTCTCCATAGTCCGCCTTGTAGCATTTGCGGTTCTGAAAACTGATTGTTGGGCTTCCACCCTCGACAAACGTGAGGCCGAATTTGATGAGCCCGAACTCCTTTGACTCTTTGCACTTGCACGACCCCGTAGATGACGTAGAGGTTCCTCTTAGAATAGATTCTCAACCTGAGACGGATCTGTACCGAATGTTTGGTAAGGGTTACTGTACCTATCGGTTCC
This window of the Rutidosis leptorrhynchoides isolate AG116_Rl617_1_P2 chromosome 7, CSIRO_AGI_Rlap_v1, whole genome shotgun sequence genome carries:
- the LOC139857867 gene encoding bidirectional sugar transporter SWEET9-like, which encodes MTPETLSHIALAFGLLGNVVSFMVFLSPLPTFYKVYKKKSTEGFQSVPYVVGLFSAMLWIYYALLKTNVMLIITINTVGCFINTFYIIVYLIYAPKKARIECLKLFTLMIVVGFGLIVGLTQVFAKGANRVAIVGWICLVFALCVFVAPLGVVKQVIKTKSVEYMPILLSIALTLNAVTWFFYGLLRQDINIAIPNILGFGFGIVQIILYFVYKNKKPVSDEKISSGLEIKTIETEEEKIPENKDQEIIDVKKLSTLMCSIPVVAKLNENNNDAVDNHLVVEPHVPNYTIEVAA